The Candidatus Cloacimonadota bacterium nucleotide sequence GGGTACACGGAATAAATTCATGCCGAGGTACTGGTTACAACGATTTATCAAAAGAGAATCCGGTATTGCAGTATTGCCTTCAAGAGAGATATTTTTAACCTCTAAAAAGGGAAGGTGCCGCAAGGCGTACCAAGCTCCTAAGCCAAGCCCGATTACAGCGATCAGGCAGAGGCTAAAATAGAGATAATATCTGCTATTTCCGCGGCGCTTTCTTTCCTTCATTTTGATACCTTATTATTTTGTAAGTAATTACAGCTTTGACAAGCCATTTTGTGAAAAGAGAATAAAACTCATAAGTTACTACTTTTTTTAACTTTACTGATTGTGTCAACTCTTTTTTTGAGTTGCTGCAAGATTTCCTCACCATATTGCCAGATGTTCCCGGCTCCAATTGTTATTAAAATGTCATTTGGTTTAAGCAGGGCAATAGTTTCGGATACTATTTGCGCATTGTCTTCAATTGTGTGTACTTGATGGTGACCACTTTGTATGGCAACATCGGCAATAAGTTTTGACGAAACTCCGGGAATCGGTAATTCACGGGCGGGATAGATTGGTGCGAGAATAAGGCAATCGCAGCTAAAAAATGCTTTACCAAATTTCTTATATAGATCGCGGGTTCGAGAATACAAATGAGGTTGGAACAAGGCAACAATGCGGCGATCTACGCTATCTTTAAATCCTTCCAGTGTAGCGACGATCTCGGTGGGATGGTGGGCATAATCGTCATAAATAGTAATGTCTTTAACTTCACCTTTTAGTTCGAAGCGACGGTAAACGCCACTAAATGAAGCCATTCCATCTTGGATACTTTTAAAAGGAAGATCCAATTCCAATCCTATTGATGCTGCTAATAGAGAGTTTTGGATATTGTGTTTGCCCGATACTTTCATGCTTATTTTGCCCAGCTTGTAGCCTTTATAAGATAGATCGTAGCTGGTGGTAAAATTCTTCATCACAATATTGAGGGCTTGCACGTCTGCTTGTCTGGAAAGCCCATAGGTAACTATCTTTTTGTTGATTTGCGGTAAGATGGTTTGCACTCCAGGATCGTCCAGACAGGCAATTACGCTGCCAAAGAAAGGAACTTTATTGGCGTACTCAATAAAAGCACCTTTTATGTCATCCAAATTGCGATAGCAATCCAGATGGTCTTCATCTACATTTGTAATACCGGCTATGCAGGGAGTAAGCGATAAAAAAGAATGATCGTATTCATCAGCTTCCACCACGATATATTTTCCAGAGCCCATCACGTTGTTAGAGCCAAAGTTTTTTACTTTACCACCAACAATAATGGTAGGGTCTAATCCTGCCGCTTCTAATACAAGTCCA carries:
- the murC gene encoding UDP-N-acetylmuramate--L-alanine ligase, with protein sequence MLGRTKKIHFIGIGGIGMSGIAEFLFNQGLEISGSDMKKSDITAHLEDLGIKITEGHNPDLVHDADVVVKSSAVKDDNPEIIAAKAMRIPVIRRAEMLAEITRMSFSIGVSGTHGKTTSTSMAGLVLEAAGLDPTIIVGGKVKNFGSNNVMGSGKYIVVEADEYDHSFLSLTPCIAGITNVDEDHLDCYRNLDDIKGAFIEYANKVPFFGSVIACLDDPGVQTILPQINKKIVTYGLSRQADVQALNIVMKNFTTSYDLSYKGYKLGKISMKVSGKHNIQNSLLAASIGLELDLPFKSIQDGMASFSGVYRRFELKGEVKDITIYDDYAHHPTEIVATLEGFKDSVDRRIVALFQPHLYSRTRDLYKKFGKAFFSCDCLILAPIYPARELPIPGVSSKLIADVAIQSGHHQVHTIEDNAQIVSETIALLKPNDILITIGAGNIWQYGEEILQQLKKRVDTISKVKKSSNL